A window of Rhodobacteraceae bacterium LMO-JJ12 contains these coding sequences:
- a CDS encoding GTP-binding protein — MAKAKFERNKPHVNIGTVGHVDHGKTTLTAAITKYFGDF; from the coding sequence ATGGCAAAGGCAAAGTTTGAACGTAACAAACCGCACGTGAACATCGGGACTGTTGGTCACGTTGACCACGGCAAGACAACGCTGACGGCGGCGATCACCAAGTATTTTGGCGATTTCA